In Bos mutus isolate GX-2022 chromosome 2, NWIPB_WYAK_1.1, whole genome shotgun sequence, one DNA window encodes the following:
- the TEX51 gene encoding testis-expressed protein 51: MLLLLLSCLLPTTNGKNCLQCWQELPALIDYDLQILWGTPGPPAELSQSQDHLEEAAGTLFTHIDKAIKKLRDDKPSLLEEVRVLKQQFSKELEDVSEGLKDKACNESCDIRSTLEVISCTTCQKHFLTCQDPAVCPGAWTGKNFRWAMGIGIALPLATLAGEEEKEGGGGGTKGPGTSRIPEEGKLCLLGDSKSRGPKSGSLGLVSKGV; the protein is encoded by the exons ATGCTGCTTCTCTTGCTCAGCTGTCTCCTGCCCACCACCAATGGGAAGAACTGCCTCCAATGCTGGCAAGAGCTGCCTGCACTGATAGATTATGACCTGCAGATTCTTTGGGGCACTCCAGGGCCACCCGCAGAGCTCTCCCAAA GTCAAGACCATTTGGAGGAAGCAGCAGGAACGTTATTCACTCACATAGATAAAGCCATTAAGAAGCTTCGAGATG ATAAACCATCACTTTTGGAAGAAGTTCGTGTCCTGAAGCAGCAATTTTCCAAGGAGCTGGAGGATGTATCTGAGGGGCTGAAGGACAAGG CCTGCAATGAATCCTGTG ACATCCGCTCCACATTGGAGGTAATCAGTTGCACCACATGCCAGAAACACTTCCTTACCTGCCAAGACCCTGCTGTCTGCCCAG GAGCATGGACTGGGAAGAACTTCAGGTGGGCTATGGGCATCGGCATCGCTCTGCCCCTGGCGACCCTAGCTGGAG aagaagaaaaagaaggaggaggaggaggcacaaAAGGTCCTGGGACATCCAGGATCCCCGAGGAGGGAAAGCTGTGTCTGCTTGGGGATAGCAAGTCTAGAGGCCCCAAGTCTGGTTCCCTGGGCCTGGTTTCCAAAGGAGTGTAG